A part of Cotesia glomerata isolate CgM1 linkage group LG4, MPM_Cglom_v2.3, whole genome shotgun sequence genomic DNA contains:
- the LOC123263008 gene encoding 39S ribosomal protein L22, mitochondrial-like gives MQSLRNCLSKLLRTEFNSKLNTKLLPAEFHSSPVNKLYSLGDNEFDKDGPKKWLKYNEIILPPGEARRPAYICHVKKNIKYSPKTMWHIACLVRGMSIDEAIRQLSFLCKKRNVAAKETLIEAQQLAVEKHNLEFKSNLWVSESFVGKGVTVKGIRRHARARARIGRVDYKHVHCFVKLEEGKPPKNYYLPEPQTKEFLLENWLDQMRHRKITNNL, from the exons atgcaaaGTTTAAGAAATTGCTTGTCAAAGTTACTGAGGActgaatttaattcaaaattgaatACAAAATTACTCCCAGCAGAATTTCACAGCTCgccagttaataaattgtattcaCTTGGGGACAATGAATTTGATAAAGATGGACCCAAGAAGTGGTTAAAgtacaatgaaattattttgccACCTGGAGAAGCTCGACGACCAGCT tatatttgtcatgtaaagaaaaatattaaatacagtCCAAAAACTATGTGGCACATAGCATGTCTGGTCAGAGGAATGTCCATAGATGAAGCCATCCGGCAATTAagttttctatgtaaaaaaagaaatgtcgCAGCTAAGGAAACTTTGATAGAAGCTCAACAACTTGCTGTTGAAAAACATAATCTTGAATTCAAGAGTAATCTATGGGTTt ccgAATCATTCGTTGGAAAAGGAGTGACTGTCAAAGGAATAAGAAGACACGCTCGTGCTCGTGCTCGTATAGGTCGCGTAGATTACAAACATGTTCATTGTTTTGTCAAATTGGAGGAAGGTAAgcctccaaaaaattattatttaccagAGCCTCAAACTAAAGAATTCTTGTTAGAAAATTGGCTCGATCAAATGCGCCATcgtaaaataactaataatttataa